The Crocinitomicaceae bacterium genome includes a region encoding these proteins:
- a CDS encoding T9SS type A sorting domain-containing protein, with the protein MKTNITILKSVLAVALLFAGSSWLNAQLYIESISSGAWNNPLVWDCNCVPTSNDDVHINQFNFVQITEASYVNNLEIDPNSELTIQAGQELHLKGNADIIGTLNASAGHLFIDGVTEQYVDAGGNTLNLLDLTINNENYAVTFYGATYRLNGTLYPINGGLILDNTTTNQFIFSSYSETNSARINKVGVSFWFDGEFTVERNIPAGATGIRNLSASVKDATVSMWDETVGIYGSTLPDGCAPWLETCSNTMCFHENGNEMPVTDVNDTISTGLGFDVLLGSDSANFNGATISMTGFLNDNIEQELIVSAGWDTKGNPFVSSIDFNKLVRTGVSNYFYVYSTESGSYEWYDGTTNTSSCPELANGIIATGQGFFVSGPGTLLITDTAKVEGGMFLKTDQPEQHGFLVQLTNNQTGHYCTMSLASKTGSTSGFDQNMDILHLSTGKEKASSIGIADGDNIMRKNYFEANGSEISFDLYTNFTGAGEYTISIKDFATYVDYNTILLTDWLTGETINLKEQDYHFGSEAGMSDRFTLSLSNNQLSTSPDYSAPASVTITQSGSVVQLNNKLQADQVVQVYVYDMSGHVTVLKYNYTLSPGVNTVQLPETHGVNLVVVETENEKITQKIIQ; encoded by the coding sequence ATGAAAACAAATATTACAATATTAAAATCAGTTTTAGCGGTGGCCTTGTTATTTGCAGGGTCAAGCTGGTTAAACGCGCAACTCTATATTGAATCAATAAGTTCAGGCGCATGGAATAACCCACTGGTTTGGGATTGCAATTGTGTACCAACTTCTAATGATGATGTACACATTAATCAATTCAACTTTGTGCAAATTACTGAAGCGTCGTATGTCAACAATTTGGAGATTGATCCAAACAGTGAACTGACAATTCAAGCCGGACAAGAATTACACCTGAAAGGAAATGCAGATATCATTGGTACTCTCAATGCCTCAGCCGGACATCTGTTTATTGATGGTGTGACTGAACAATATGTTGACGCCGGAGGAAATACACTCAACCTCTTAGATCTTACCATCAACAATGAAAATTATGCCGTGACATTTTATGGTGCAACATATCGTTTGAACGGTACCTTGTATCCAATCAACGGTGGACTCATTCTTGACAACACTACAACTAACCAATTTATTTTCTCATCTTATTCTGAAACAAATTCGGCACGCATTAACAAAGTTGGCGTGTCGTTTTGGTTTGATGGAGAATTTACAGTTGAACGCAATATTCCTGCAGGCGCTACCGGAATTCGCAACTTATCAGCCTCTGTGAAAGATGCTACCGTGAGTATGTGGGATGAAACAGTTGGAATTTACGGTTCAACTTTGCCTGATGGTTGCGCACCTTGGTTAGAAACTTGTTCAAACACCATGTGCTTCCATGAAAACGGAAATGAGATGCCGGTAACTGATGTGAATGATACCATTTCAACGGGTCTTGGATTTGATGTATTGCTTGGTTCTGATTCTGCAAATTTTAACGGAGCCACCATAAGTATGACCGGTTTTTTAAATGATAATATTGAGCAAGAACTGATTGTTTCAGCAGGTTGGGATACCAAAGGAAATCCTTTTGTATCTTCCATTGATTTTAATAAATTAGTACGCACCGGAGTAAGCAATTATTTCTACGTGTATTCAACTGAAAGTGGAAGTTATGAATGGTATGATGGAACAACCAATACATCAAGCTGTCCTGAATTAGCCAATGGTATTATTGCAACCGGACAAGGATTTTTTGTGAGCGGCCCTGGCACTTTATTGATAACTGATACCGCTAAAGTTGAAGGTGGCATGTTTCTGAAAACTGATCAACCAGAACAACATGGGTTTTTAGTACAACTTACCAATAATCAAACTGGTCATTACTGCACGATGTCATTAGCTTCAAAAACCGGTTCAACCAGCGGATTTGATCAAAACATGGATATCCTGCACTTGTCTACCGGAAAAGAAAAAGCATCATCCATTGGAATTGCTGACGGAGACAACATCATGCGTAAAAATTATTTTGAAGCTAACGGTTCAGAAATCAGTTTTGATTTATACACAAACTTCACCGGTGCCGGTGAGTACACTATCTCAATAAAAGATTTTGCCACGTATGTTGATTACAATACCATTCTGTTGACCGACTGGTTAACTGGAGAAACCATTAATTTAAAAGAACAAGATTATCATTTTGGGTCAGAGGCAGGGATGTCCGATAGGTTCACACTTTCGCTGAGCAACAATCAACTTTCAACAAGTCCTGATTATTCAGCGCCTGCCTCTGTTACTATTACACAAAGCGGTTCAGTTGTTCAACTGAATAATAAATTACAAGCTGATCAGGTAGTACAAGTTTACGTGTATGACATGAGTGGTCATGTGACTGTATTGAAATACAACTATACCTTATCACCTGGTGTAAATACCGTACAATTGCCTGAAACGCATGGCGTAAATTTGGTAGTGGTTGAAACAGAAAATGAAAAAATCACCCAAAAAATCATCCAATAA
- a CDS encoding helix-turn-helix domain-containing protein: MANALSITVKESLKDLRSLLKKSADHHGPKIKMLIEIKRSDRALGKNELAELIGVNHNSIQTWRTKYQKGGISELLKDGRIGFKPSIISKSVHKKIKLKLCSEDAAFSSYKQLHAWVENNFIKGVNYNSLRHYVKRHFGASLKVPRKSHIKRIKKRLLLLKKLQTNL, translated from the coding sequence ATGGCAAATGCACTCTCTATTACGGTGAAAGAATCGCTTAAGGACTTAAGAAGTCTCTTAAAAAAATCTGCAGACCACCACGGTCCGAAAATAAAAATGCTTATTGAGATCAAGCGTTCTGATCGAGCATTAGGCAAGAATGAATTAGCGGAACTGATAGGTGTAAATCACAACAGTATTCAGACATGGCGGACTAAATATCAAAAGGGCGGTATATCCGAATTATTAAAGGATGGTAGAATTGGATTTAAGCCCTCCATAATAAGTAAGTCTGTGCATAAGAAAATTAAATTGAAGCTTTGTTCAGAGGATGCCGCATTTTCAAGCTACAAACAATTACATGCGTGGGTGGAAAATAATTTTATTAAAGGAGTTAATTACAACAGCTTGCGTCATTATGTTAAAAGGCACTTTGGCGCATCGTTAAAAGTACCCCGCAAGAGTCATATTAAAAGGATAAAGAAGCGGTTGCTACTTTTAAAAAAACTTCAAACGAATCTGTAA
- a CDS encoding LytTR family transcriptional regulator DNA-binding domain-containing protein, whose product MTDNNKLVINTPTGFFLLPAPTILYCKEDHHTCTFYVTGNTVVPSDKSLSFFEAKLEDWDFIRINKTLMVNVSHIKNLKQEDQTYLILSDDTRIPLTNKGLALVYDKIFQFKRPKTELAMVD is encoded by the coding sequence ATGACAGACAACAATAAATTAGTGATCAACACCCCTACCGGTTTTTTTCTTTTACCTGCACCTACTATTCTTTATTGTAAAGAAGATCACCATACCTGTACCTTTTATGTCACCGGAAATACCGTGGTGCCTTCTGATAAATCACTCTCATTTTTTGAAGCAAAATTAGAAGACTGGGATTTCATACGTATCAATAAAACACTCATGGTAAATGTGAGTCATATAAAAAATCTCAAACAAGAAGATCAAACCTATCTCATTCTCTCAGATGATACACGCATACCTTTAACTAATAAAGGCCTTGCTCTGGTCTACGATAAAATCTTTCAGTTCAAGCGACCCAAGACTGAACTCGCTATGGTTGATTAG
- a CDS encoding 2,3,4,5-tetrahydropyridine-2,6-dicarboxylate N-succinyltransferase: protein MQSIIEQAWENRSLLENKEVQQAIESVIAQLDSGALRVAQPEPDGTWKVNEWIKKAVVLYFPIRKMETIEVGPFEFHDKMALKKNYKEKGVRVVPHAIARYGAYISKGVIMMPSYVNIGAYVDEGTMVDTWATVGSCAQIGKNVHLSGGVGIGGVLEPLQAAPVIIEDNAFIGSRCIVVEGVRVGKEAVLGANVVLTKSTKIIDVTQNDPIELKGYVPERSVVIPGSYTKKFPAGDYQVPCALIIGKRKASTDLKTSLNDALRENDVAV, encoded by the coding sequence ATGCAAAGCATCATTGAACAAGCCTGGGAGAATAGGTCACTACTTGAAAATAAAGAAGTGCAACAAGCAATAGAATCAGTCATTGCGCAACTTGACTCGGGTGCGCTGCGGGTTGCTCAACCTGAACCTGACGGAACATGGAAAGTGAATGAGTGGATAAAAAAAGCAGTCGTACTTTATTTCCCTATTCGCAAAATGGAAACTATTGAAGTAGGACCTTTTGAGTTTCATGATAAAATGGCGCTCAAAAAAAACTATAAAGAAAAAGGAGTACGCGTGGTACCACATGCCATTGCTCGTTATGGTGCGTATATTTCAAAAGGTGTGATCATGATGCCATCCTATGTGAACATTGGTGCTTACGTTGATGAAGGAACCATGGTTGATACGTGGGCAACGGTAGGATCTTGTGCACAAATTGGAAAAAATGTTCACCTCAGTGGTGGGGTTGGCATTGGTGGAGTCTTGGAACCTTTGCAAGCTGCTCCGGTAATTATTGAAGACAATGCTTTTATTGGTTCTCGCTGTATTGTTGTTGAAGGGGTGCGCGTTGGTAAAGAAGCTGTACTTGGTGCTAACGTTGTATTGACCAAATCAACAAAAATTATTGATGTAACACAAAATGACCCCATTGAATTAAAAGGCTACGTGCCTGAACGAAGTGTCGTTATTCCGGGTTCATACACTAAAAAATTTCCGGCCGGTGATTATCAAGTACCATGTGCATTAATTATTGGTAAGCGAAAAGCAAGTACTGATTTGAAAACATCACTTAATGATGCCCTCAGAGAAAATGATGTGGCTGTGTAA
- a CDS encoding transposase, with amino-acid sequence MKRFGDTLPRLKNWNYSWNGLYFITICVEGRVNHFGEVVDGKMILSEAGLVVDKIWRSIPLQFDYILLEEFVVMPDHFHGILKIQRSNIRHIECPMTKIEYPYNHSEFIKERGGVCGEKNPMLHQNISRVIRWFKGRSTFEIRKFNRAFSWQSRFYDHVIRDENAFQRITKYIKNNPSKYKKSD; translated from the coding sequence ATGAAGAGATTTGGTGATACATTACCACGACTTAAAAATTGGAATTACAGTTGGAATGGTTTATATTTTATTACCATTTGTGTTGAGGGCAGAGTAAATCATTTTGGTGAAGTTGTAGATGGCAAAATGATTTTAAGCGAGGCAGGTTTAGTAGTAGACAAAATTTGGCGGTCGATCCCACTTCAATTTGACTACATTCTTCTTGAAGAATTTGTTGTGATGCCGGATCATTTTCATGGTATTCTAAAAATTCAAAGGTCAAATATCAGGCACATTGAATGCCCAATGACAAAGATTGAATATCCTTATAATCATTCAGAATTTATAAAAGAAAGAGGAGGAGTTTGTGGAGAAAAAAATCCAATGTTACATCAAAATATTTCTCGAGTTATTAGATGGTTTAAAGGAAGATCTACTTTCGAAATAAGAAAATTCAATCGAGCATTTTCATGGCAAAGTAGATTCTATGATCATGTTATTAGAGATGAAAATGCCTTTCAGCGGATCACAAAATACATCAAAAACAACCCTTCAAAGTACAAAAAAAGTGACTGA
- a CDS encoding nitroreductase — protein sequence MKYNLSEITAVIRDRRTVVPEMYSSRKVQREQVETILNNAIWAPTHGLTQPWTFTVFTGDGLKKLSDFLAGCYEQITPPEKFNAEKKEKLKSRPLLAGAVVAVSLKRDDKSKISELEEIEAVACAIQNMYLTCTAWGLGSFWATPELIYKPEMNQFLALNEQDKCLGLFYIGYLKDGLEWPKSRRKPIEYFTKWVEK from the coding sequence ATGAAATACAACTTGAGTGAAATTACAGCGGTGATTAGAGACCGACGCACGGTGGTGCCTGAAATGTATTCAAGCAGAAAAGTGCAGCGTGAGCAAGTGGAAACTATACTGAATAATGCAATATGGGCACCCACGCATGGTTTAACTCAACCATGGACATTTACTGTGTTTACAGGTGATGGATTGAAAAAATTATCAGACTTTTTGGCTGGATGTTACGAACAAATTACGCCGCCTGAAAAATTTAACGCAGAGAAAAAAGAGAAATTAAAATCACGTCCGCTACTTGCAGGTGCTGTTGTGGCAGTGTCATTAAAACGTGATGATAAAAGTAAAATTTCAGAGTTGGAAGAAATTGAAGCCGTTGCGTGTGCAATTCAAAATATGTACCTCACCTGCACAGCATGGGGATTAGGTTCATTTTGGGCAACCCCTGAGTTGATTTACAAGCCTGAAATGAATCAATTTTTAGCATTGAATGAACAGGATAAATGTTTGGGGCTGTTTTATATTGGCTATTTAAAAGATGGTTTGGAATGGCCAAAATCACGACGCAAACCAATTGAATATTTTACAAAATGGGTAGAAAAATAG
- a CDS encoding DUF1778 domain-containing protein encodes MKTAIKEHARFDARLPKEQKQFFEKAAFLGGYRNLTDFIIIAAQEKAKEIIKEKEQIIASEKDSQIFFNAITKSKKPSKTLKNALVDYNAFVSGSK; translated from the coding sequence ATGAAAACAGCAATAAAAGAACATGCCAGGTTTGACGCAAGGCTGCCTAAAGAACAAAAACAATTCTTTGAAAAAGCAGCATTTTTGGGTGGGTACAGAAATCTAACCGATTTTATAATTATTGCAGCACAGGAAAAAGCGAAGGAAATAATTAAAGAGAAAGAGCAGATAATTGCTTCTGAAAAAGACAGTCAAATATTCTTCAACGCCATAACCAAGTCAAAAAAACCGTCAAAAACTTTGAAAAATGCCTTAGTTGATTATAATGCATTTGTTTCCGGTTCAAAATAA
- a CDS encoding GNAT family N-acetyltransferase: MIELLSKKHNKNEFDCEQELLNNYLKFQAGQDIKRKLSACFVLADKKTWCIQGYYTLSNNSVPLNSFPEAIMSKFPPSYKFIPTTLLGRLAIDKNFKGKGLGKILLIDALKRSYALSKEIGSFAVVVDPIDKQAELFYKKYDFIKLPDSEKMFIAIKTLQYLFEK, translated from the coding sequence ATGATAGAATTATTGAGCAAAAAGCATAACAAAAATGAGTTTGATTGCGAACAAGAATTGCTAAATAACTATTTAAAGTTTCAAGCCGGACAAGACATCAAAAGAAAATTATCTGCATGTTTTGTGTTGGCTGATAAAAAAACCTGGTGCATTCAGGGATATTATACCTTGTCTAACAACAGTGTACCGCTGAACAGCTTTCCTGAAGCAATCATGAGCAAGTTTCCTCCATCGTATAAATTTATACCAACCACTTTATTGGGACGCTTAGCCATAGATAAAAACTTTAAAGGAAAGGGCTTGGGTAAAATTTTACTTATAGACGCTCTGAAAAGAAGTTATGCACTATCAAAAGAAATCGGTTCGTTCGCAGTTGTTGTTGACCCTATTGACAAGCAAGCCGAATTGTTTTACAAAAAGTATGACTTTATAAAACTGCCTGATAGTGAAAAAATGTTCATTGCCATTAAAACTCTGCAATATCTTTTTGAAAAATAA
- a CDS encoding DUF255 domain-containing protein, translating to MIKKIWMIGMMCAGTMTMASTGVEYSGRSLKKVDESTQVGISFFKGTWAEALKKSEDDNKLIFLDAFASWCGPCKRMTAYTFTDDAVGTYFNEHFINVKMDMEKNADGPRLSSKFNLEAYPTLYFINADEEVVHQSLGYQEPEALIKVGETAFGKKDK from the coding sequence ATGATAAAAAAGATTTGGATGATAGGTATGATGTGCGCAGGCACAATGACCATGGCCTCTACAGGAGTTGAATATTCAGGCCGTTCACTTAAAAAGGTGGATGAGTCAACACAAGTTGGTATTTCATTTTTTAAAGGTACCTGGGCTGAGGCACTGAAAAAATCAGAGGATGATAACAAACTCATTTTTCTGGATGCATTTGCATCATGGTGCGGTCCGTGTAAACGCATGACAGCATATACCTTTACAGATGATGCAGTGGGTACCTATTTCAATGAACATTTCATTAACGTAAAAATGGATATGGAAAAAAATGCAGATGGACCACGTCTGAGTTCAAAATTTAATTTGGAAGCCTATCCAACGCTTTATTTTATAAACGCTGATGAAGAAGTAGTGCACCAATCATTAGGTTATCAAGAGCCTGAGGCTTTGATTAAAGTGGGTGAAACGGCTTTTGGTAAGAAAGACAAATAG
- a CDS encoding AMP-binding protein: MYKGIYMTEGITESYIEEVNNFIRSFESYEPRFDIQTSGSTGAPKTISFSKNQVIASAQFTGAFFQFNSTDAVLLNLSPRFVAGKLMIARALTYKMKLLLAPVSENPLLHMDKFPFPIKLAAFVPHQVEAILNNERTRNLYNQIEHVLIGGTHIHPQLEKHIARQNNKAWASFGMTETLTHIALRLIDGKTKDYTCLPGYQISTDQNQCLVVEPNAVVEKQLFTHDIIELTTQNSFHWLGRFDHVINSGGIKIFPETDEKLIASLLSDHPFYISSASDVKYGEIPVLVVENLSLSSAQTDHLLASIAAILPAYHAPKKIITLQNFQRTANGKLIRTKF, translated from the coding sequence TTGTACAAAGGTATCTATATGACGGAGGGAATTACCGAATCTTACATTGAGGAGGTAAATAATTTTATTCGTTCATTTGAATCCTATGAACCACGTTTTGATATTCAAACCAGTGGTTCAACAGGTGCGCCTAAAACGATTTCATTTTCAAAAAATCAAGTCATAGCCTCAGCACAATTTACAGGCGCATTCTTTCAATTCAATTCAACTGATGCCGTATTACTGAATCTTTCACCGCGTTTTGTTGCAGGTAAATTAATGATAGCGCGTGCACTTACCTATAAAATGAAATTGTTGCTTGCGCCGGTGAGTGAAAATCCTTTACTGCACATGGATAAATTTCCGTTCCCAATCAAACTGGCTGCCTTTGTTCCGCATCAGGTTGAAGCTATTTTAAACAATGAACGTACCAGGAATTTATACAATCAAATTGAACATGTTTTAATTGGTGGTACACATATTCATCCACAACTTGAAAAGCACATTGCACGGCAAAATAATAAAGCCTGGGCAAGTTTTGGTATGACTGAAACTCTTACTCACATTGCCCTCCGTCTTATTGATGGCAAAACCAAAGACTATACTTGTCTTCCGGGATATCAAATCAGTACTGATCAAAACCAATGTTTGGTGGTTGAACCTAACGCGGTTGTTGAAAAGCAATTGTTCACGCATGATATCATTGAACTCACCACACAAAACTCATTCCATTGGCTGGGCAGGTTTGACCATGTAATCAATTCAGGGGGCATTAAAATATTCCCTGAAACGGATGAAAAATTAATTGCATCTCTGCTCTCTGATCACCCTTTTTATATCAGCTCAGCATCAGATGTGAAATATGGTGAAATCCCCGTTTTAGTAGTTGAAAATTTGTCGCTTTCATCAGCACAAACTGATCATCTGCTCGCAAGTATTGCTGCTATTTTACCCGCATATCATGCACCTAAAAAAATTATTACCCTTCAAAATTTTCAGCGCACAGCCAACGGAAAACTTATACGCACTAAATTTTAA
- a CDS encoding TCR/Tet family MFS transporter, giving the protein MVNDAAQSRRSLTFIFFTVLVDVIGIGLIIPVIPTLLQKLSGADLSQAAWIGGLLMISFSGMQFLFAPVLGELSDRFGRRPVLLFALFGLGIDYFLHAYAPSLGWLFAGRLIAGIGGASFTVATSYIADVSSSENKAKNFGLIGAAFGIGFILGPVIGGFCARWGVQVPFFVAGILTLLNFAYGLAFIPESLPPARRRKINFMKMIPFVSLINLGKYKPVLGMIMAFSLVNLAGQVMPAIWSFFTMKMYNWNETWVGISLGVVGLLVGIVQAVLIGIIVKSLGSKKVIMLGFFCWTVGMILFCSAMYEWILLIALFPYVLGGIAGPTMQGMLSNSVSPSEQGNLQGTLTQLMSLNTIIGPLMYTALFYQFTTATATLYFPGVPFAAASIFVVIAFIIITFALRKFNEPVNNKSSSELIKEIH; this is encoded by the coding sequence ATAGTTAATGACGCAGCGCAATCCAGGCGATCGTTAACATTTATTTTCTTTACCGTTTTGGTAGACGTTATTGGTATTGGACTTATCATTCCTGTTATTCCAACGCTGTTACAAAAACTTTCAGGTGCTGATCTCTCACAGGCAGCTTGGATTGGAGGTCTGCTAATGATATCATTTTCCGGCATGCAATTTTTATTTGCTCCTGTGTTGGGTGAGTTAAGTGATCGTTTTGGTCGCCGTCCGGTTTTGCTTTTTGCGTTGTTTGGTTTGGGCATAGATTATTTTTTGCATGCTTATGCGCCTTCGTTGGGGTGGTTATTTGCCGGACGTCTCATTGCCGGCATTGGAGGTGCAAGTTTCACGGTTGCGACATCGTATATTGCCGACGTAAGTTCGTCTGAAAACAAGGCAAAAAATTTCGGTCTTATTGGTGCTGCCTTTGGTATTGGTTTCATTCTCGGACCGGTCATAGGAGGTTTTTGTGCGCGGTGGGGTGTTCAGGTTCCTTTTTTTGTAGCAGGCATTTTAACTCTTCTAAATTTTGCTTACGGGCTTGCTTTTATTCCTGAATCTCTTCCTCCGGCCCGACGCAGAAAAATTAATTTCATGAAGATGATTCCTTTTGTTTCACTAATTAATCTTGGAAAATATAAACCCGTATTAGGAATGATTATGGCTTTTTCATTAGTCAATCTGGCCGGACAAGTAATGCCCGCAATTTGGTCATTCTTCACCATGAAAATGTATAATTGGAATGAAACATGGGTAGGCATCAGTTTAGGTGTGGTTGGATTATTAGTGGGTATTGTTCAAGCCGTACTCATCGGCATTATTGTCAAATCACTTGGCAGTAAAAAAGTTATTATGCTAGGTTTTTTCTGTTGGACTGTTGGTATGATTCTTTTCTGTTCTGCCATGTATGAATGGATTCTGCTGATTGCTTTATTTCCTTATGTGCTGGGCGGTATAGCAGGGCCAACTATGCAAGGTATGTTATCAAATTCAGTCTCACCATCTGAACAAGGAAATTTACAGGGCACACTCACGCAACTCATGAGTTTAAATACGATCATTGGACCACTCATGTACACAGCATTATTTTATCAATTTACCACTGCTACGGCTACATTATATTTTCCAGGTGTTCCTTTTGCTGCTGCAAGTATTTTTGTTGTCATCGCATTTATCATCATCACGTTTGCTTTGAGAAAATTTAATGAACCTGTGAACAATAAATCTTCATCTGAATTAATAAAAGAAATACACTAA
- a CDS encoding DUF2911 domain-containing protein — protein sequence MIKPILSALILTVSTLVIGQELPKLSPLSKSENTVGLTKISLEYSRPSVRGRVIFGELVPYNEVWRLGANAPSKFTCSSDLMFPSANNAVLPAGTYAVFAFPSENKNWQIVFNTDTEQWGAGNYDSLKNIVTVQVTAQDCQHTETLLMEINDITTSGASLIIAWDKLKVTVPFTVDTDALAKKNIDAAVAEGKDLDKVYASAANYYFNIKNDLTTSLDYINKSIELNKSYSNVFLKARILYAQGDKKEAMKLGKEAAALAEEAGKDTWVDYINETISSWKD from the coding sequence ATGATCAAACCAATTTTATCTGCACTAATTCTAACGGTATCAACACTTGTCATAGGCCAAGAATTGCCTAAACTCAGTCCGCTTTCAAAATCTGAAAACACCGTGGGTTTAACCAAAATTTCACTTGAATATTCTAGACCAAGCGTACGTGGTCGGGTAATTTTTGGAGAACTGGTTCCATACAATGAAGTTTGGAGATTGGGAGCTAATGCACCATCTAAATTTACCTGTTCATCTGATCTTATGTTTCCATCTGCAAACAACGCGGTGTTGCCAGCGGGTACGTATGCCGTTTTTGCTTTTCCTTCTGAAAATAAAAATTGGCAAATAGTTTTCAATACTGATACTGAGCAATGGGGTGCTGGAAATTATGATTCGTTAAAAAATATAGTGACAGTTCAAGTTACCGCACAAGATTGTCAACATACTGAAACCTTGTTGATGGAAATTAATGATATCACCACTTCAGGTGCAAGTCTCATCATTGCTTGGGATAAGCTGAAAGTGACAGTTCCTTTCACAGTAGACACCGATGCGTTGGCTAAAAAAAATATTGATGCCGCTGTTGCTGAAGGCAAAGATTTGGATAAAGTGTATGCATCTGCTGCCAATTATTATTTCAATATTAAAAATGATCTTACCACTTCGCTTGACTACATTAACAAATCAATTGAACTGAATAAGTCGTATTCTAACGTTTTCTTAAAAGCCCGCATTTTGTATGCGCAAGGTGATAAAAAAGAGGCGATGAAATTAGGTAAAGAAGCGGCAGCACTGGCTGAAGAAGCAGGCAAAGATACCTGGGTTGACTATATCAACGAAACCATTTCAAGCTGGAAAGATTGA